A window of the Drosophila simulans strain w501 chromosome 2L, Prin_Dsim_3.1, whole genome shotgun sequence genome harbors these coding sequences:
- the LOC27209136 gene encoding uncharacterized protein LOC27209136 — protein MIPNPIEIVCVHVVQPIIDFLDYMLMEVNFVAFLAAVACLGVIVGLILGIVTFIWFKMSRDEETKKTCAGDRMPANVKKND, from the coding sequence ATGATTCCCAACCCCATTGAAATTGTCTGCGTCCACGTGGTCCAACCGATCATTGATTTTCTGGACTACATGCTAATGGAAGTCAACTTCGTCGCCTTCCTAGCTGCCGTTGCTTGCCTTGGAGTAATCGTGGGACTCATCCTTGGTATCGTGacttttatttggtttaaaaTGTCACGGGACGAGGAAACTAAGAAGACTTGCGCAGGAGATAGAATGCCGGCCAATGTAAAAAAGAACGACTAA
- the LOC6731191 gene encoding uncharacterized protein LOC6731191, whose protein sequence is MEYQHYLQKELTIFHYHVLFDYGAPIQLATCIAFGAVCGWIMSLITFVVYKAAIGLGAKATACDKDDKYDDLDLDMHMEYGCDRMLSQCQNLSDWLVRTQ, encoded by the coding sequence ATGGAGTATCAGCACTATTTGCAGAAAGAGCTGACCATTTTCCACTACCACGTACTCTTCGACTATGGAGCACCGATCCAGTTGGCCACTTGCATTGCCTTCGGCGCCGTCTGTGGCTGGATAATGAGCCTGATCACGTTCGTTGTCTACAAGGCAGCAATTGGCCTGGGAGCCAAAGCCACGGCGTGTGACAAAGATGATAAGTACGATGATCTCGACCTGGACATGCATATGGAGTATGGGTGTGACCGGATGCTGTCCCAGTGCCAGAACCTTAGTGATTGGCTTGTGAGAACGCAGTAG